The Catenuloplanes niger genome includes a window with the following:
- a CDS encoding glycosyltransferase codes for MPDPLLVLAAAQAATAGALTLHTLINARLLHRPATVEATAEPATVETTAEPATVEATAEPVAVLLPLRDEAGRVAPCLRALLAQEGVAEIVVLDDGSTDGTADVVRAIAGDDPRVRLLTGAPPPPGWLGKPHACHRLAAATDAPVIVFIDADVVLEHPHAITGVAALLRRLGADLLSPYPRLEAVSAGERLVQPLLQWTWLTFLPLRAMERSRRPSLAAAGGQLLVADATAYHRAGGHAAVRAEILEDIALARAVKRAGGRIALADGTPVARCRMYTGWRELADGYGKSLWASLGPLPTAVPVLLFLLFCYTLSPLTALAAALTGHAAAAGLAALATLAGVAGRVRSAHATGGRAWPDALAHPVSIALLAWLTLRSHHLRRRGRLSWRGRTVS; via the coding sequence GGCGACCGCGGAGCCGGCCACGGTGGAGACCACCGCGGAGCCGGCCACGGTCGAGGCGACCGCCGAGCCGGTCGCCGTGCTGCTCCCGCTGCGCGACGAGGCCGGCCGGGTCGCGCCCTGCCTGCGCGCGCTGCTCGCCCAGGAGGGCGTCGCCGAGATCGTGGTCCTGGACGACGGCTCCACCGACGGCACCGCCGACGTGGTCCGCGCGATCGCCGGCGACGACCCCCGGGTCCGCCTGCTCACCGGCGCGCCCCCGCCGCCCGGCTGGCTCGGCAAGCCGCACGCCTGCCACCGGCTCGCCGCCGCCACGGACGCGCCGGTCATCGTCTTCATCGACGCGGACGTGGTCCTGGAACACCCGCACGCGATCACCGGCGTCGCCGCGCTGCTCCGCCGGCTCGGGGCGGACCTGCTCAGCCCGTACCCCCGGCTGGAGGCGGTGAGCGCCGGTGAGCGGCTCGTACAGCCGCTGCTGCAGTGGACCTGGCTCACCTTCCTGCCGCTGCGTGCGATGGAGCGCTCGCGCCGGCCGTCGCTCGCCGCCGCCGGCGGTCAGCTGCTGGTCGCGGACGCGACCGCCTACCACCGGGCCGGCGGCCACGCGGCGGTGCGCGCGGAGATCCTGGAGGACATCGCGCTGGCCCGCGCGGTCAAGCGGGCCGGCGGCCGGATCGCGCTGGCGGACGGTACGCCGGTGGCCCGGTGCCGGATGTACACCGGCTGGCGGGAGCTCGCCGACGGGTACGGCAAGTCACTCTGGGCCTCGCTCGGGCCGCTGCCCACGGCCGTACCCGTGCTGCTGTTCCTGCTGTTCTGCTACACGCTGTCGCCGCTGACCGCGCTCGCCGCCGCGCTCACCGGGCACGCCGCCGCGGCCGGGCTCGCGGCGCTCGCCACGCTGGCCGGCGTGGCCGGGCGGGTCCGGTCCGCGCACGCGACCGGCGGCCGGGCCTGGCCGGACGCGCTCGCGCACCCGGTCTCGATCGCGCTGCTCGCCTGGTTGACGCTCCGCTCCCACCACCTGCGCCGCCGCGGCCGGCTGAGCTGGCGCGGCCGTACCGTCAGCTGA
- a CDS encoding phytoene desaturase family protein → MTAVAVIGAGVGGLAAAARLAAAGHSVTIYERADTVGGKLARYSRDGFTFDTGPSLFTLPQVFEELFADVGANLHDHLDLVRLDPIVRHHFPDGTALDSCADPAEFAGRIGTAFGPAAAADWSRLWSRAERVWHASWRDVLRNPFDGPADLAKLAWHVRDLAAIAPGRTLRGLGREYLRDARLRMLLDRYATYAGADPRRAPAALVAVPYAELAFGGWYLRGGLGRLADALLTLCLDLGVVVETGATVTRIEATGGRVQAIRVRGARGTAHRVPVSTVVANVDALTLYRDLLPSPRRLAALTDRSLAGFVLLLGVRGESGLAHHTVFFPRDYDAEFDAVFGDPGRGVPARPPADPTVFVTVANDPSVRPDGHEAWFVLVNAPRHGLAADAVDWRRPGLADAYADRILDLLAARGADVRDRLVFREVRTPADLAASAHAPGGAIYGTANHALLRPANRGPVHGLHLVGGSAHPGGGLPMVALSARIAAAQINKTR, encoded by the coding sequence GTGACGGCGGTAGCGGTGATCGGAGCGGGAGTCGGTGGTCTGGCGGCCGCGGCCCGGCTGGCAGCGGCGGGGCACTCCGTCACCATCTACGAGCGGGCCGACACGGTCGGCGGGAAGCTGGCCCGCTACTCCCGGGACGGCTTCACGTTCGACACCGGGCCGAGCCTGTTCACGCTCCCCCAGGTCTTCGAGGAGCTGTTCGCGGACGTCGGGGCGAACCTGCACGACCACCTCGACCTGGTGCGGCTCGACCCGATCGTGCGGCATCACTTCCCGGACGGCACCGCGCTCGACTCGTGCGCCGACCCGGCCGAGTTCGCCGGGCGGATCGGCACCGCGTTCGGGCCGGCGGCCGCGGCGGACTGGTCCCGGCTCTGGTCCCGCGCCGAGCGCGTCTGGCACGCCTCGTGGCGCGACGTGCTGCGCAACCCGTTCGACGGCCCCGCCGACCTCGCGAAGCTCGCCTGGCACGTCCGCGACCTGGCCGCGATCGCGCCCGGCCGCACGCTGCGCGGGCTGGGCCGCGAGTACCTGCGCGACGCGCGGCTGCGCATGCTGCTCGACCGCTACGCCACGTACGCCGGCGCCGATCCCCGGCGCGCCCCGGCCGCACTGGTCGCGGTCCCGTACGCGGAGCTGGCCTTCGGTGGCTGGTATCTGCGGGGTGGTCTCGGGCGGCTGGCCGACGCGCTGCTCACGCTCTGCCTGGACCTCGGCGTGGTGGTGGAGACCGGCGCGACCGTGACCCGGATCGAGGCGACCGGCGGCCGGGTGCAGGCGATCCGGGTGCGCGGCGCGCGCGGCACCGCGCACCGGGTGCCGGTGTCCACCGTGGTGGCGAACGTGGACGCGCTCACCCTCTACCGTGACCTGCTGCCGTCGCCGCGCCGGCTGGCCGCGCTGACCGACCGCAGCCTGGCCGGTTTCGTGCTGCTGCTGGGCGTGCGTGGCGAGTCCGGCCTGGCGCACCACACGGTGTTCTTCCCGCGCGACTACGACGCGGAGTTCGACGCGGTCTTCGGTGATCCGGGCCGCGGCGTGCCGGCCCGGCCCCCGGCCGACCCGACCGTGTTCGTGACCGTGGCCAACGACCCGAGCGTCCGGCCGGACGGACACGAGGCGTGGTTCGTGCTGGTCAACGCGCCCCGGCACGGCCTGGCCGCGGACGCGGTGGACTGGCGGCGGCCCGGGCTGGCGGACGCGTACGCGGACCGGATCCTGGACCTGCTGGCCGCGCGCGGTGCCGACGTGCGGGATCGGCTGGTGTTCCGGGAGGTCCGCACGCCCGCGGACCTGGCCGCGTCCGCGCACGCGCCGGGCGGTGCGATCTACGGCACCGCGAACCACGCGCTGCTGCGCCCGGCGAACCGTGGTCCCGTGCACGGCCTGCACCTGGTCGGCGGCTCCGCGCACCCGGGTGGCGGCCTGCCGATGGTCGCGCTCTCCGCCCGGATCGCCGCGGCGCAGATCAACAAGACCCGATAG
- a CDS encoding glycoside hydrolase family 6 protein — protein sequence MRRIGACLLTTGLLALAACASPTEPEPAPPPVNPLAGVRFFAATPNVATRQADEYAAAGRPADAAAIRHIGEQPTAVWFTGASADTVTRAATLVADARAAGHLPVITVYNIPGRDCGSFSAGGAAGRDEYTAWVRALAGALGREPVLIVLEPDAVAQAVDGCAGPPAERYALLAAAVDAFAANERAHVYLDAGNASWIADHARLAEALRAAGIDRAAGFALNVSNFETTEASVAYGTRLSEALGGTHFVIDTSRNGNGPNPASGVARWCNPPGRAIGADPTTDTGVPRLDALLWVKRPGESDGECDRGDPAAGVWFPEYALALSGR from the coding sequence ATGCGCCGCATCGGAGCCTGCCTGCTCACGACCGGTCTGCTCGCGCTGGCCGCCTGCGCCTCGCCGACGGAGCCGGAGCCGGCGCCACCACCGGTCAACCCGCTGGCCGGCGTGCGGTTCTTCGCCGCCACGCCGAACGTGGCCACCCGGCAGGCCGACGAGTACGCCGCGGCCGGGCGCCCGGCGGACGCGGCCGCGATCCGGCACATCGGCGAGCAACCCACCGCGGTCTGGTTCACCGGCGCGTCCGCGGACACCGTGACCCGCGCGGCCACGCTGGTGGCGGACGCGCGGGCGGCCGGGCACCTGCCGGTGATCACCGTCTACAACATCCCGGGCCGGGACTGCGGGTCGTTCTCGGCCGGCGGCGCCGCCGGCCGGGACGAGTACACGGCGTGGGTGCGCGCGCTCGCCGGTGCGCTGGGCCGGGAACCGGTGCTGATCGTGCTGGAGCCGGACGCGGTCGCCCAGGCCGTCGACGGCTGCGCCGGGCCACCCGCCGAGCGGTACGCGCTGCTCGCGGCCGCGGTGGACGCGTTCGCGGCGAACGAGCGGGCACACGTCTACCTGGACGCGGGCAACGCCAGCTGGATCGCCGACCATGCCCGGCTCGCGGAAGCGCTGCGCGCGGCCGGGATCGATCGCGCGGCCGGGTTCGCGCTCAACGTCTCCAACTTCGAGACCACGGAGGCGTCGGTCGCGTACGGCACCCGGCTCTCCGAGGCGCTCGGCGGCACCCACTTCGTGATCGACACCAGCCGCAACGGCAACGGACCGAACCCGGCGTCCGGCGTCGCCCGCTGGTGCAACCCGCCCGGCCGGGCGATCGGCGCGGACCCGACCACGGACACCGGCGTGCCGCGGCTGGACGCGCTGCTCTGGGTGAAGCGCCCGGGCGAGTCCGACGGCGAGTGCGACCGCGGCGACCCGGCCGCCGGCGTCTGGTTCCCGGAGTACGCGCTGGCGCTGTCCGGCCGGTGA
- a CDS encoding CDP-alcohol phosphatidyltransferase family protein has product MTWDEYATAWAGLHGGFDPRRASVLVRGWLRLAFVLGRPLGRLGVPPTAVTVVGLLICACVPLVVLADRTVGPLAGAALVLLAGVADSVDGAVAVTSGRASRLGHLYDSVADRLGEAAWLAAFWAAGAFGWLVVVAGALSWLHEYVRARASVAGMREIGVVTIGERPSRVSIALVGLLLTGAGALITTELAAGTATLATVVWVLFAGYGICQLLAAVRRALA; this is encoded by the coding sequence ATGACCTGGGATGAGTACGCGACGGCCTGGGCCGGACTGCACGGTGGCTTCGACCCGAGGCGCGCCTCCGTCCTGGTGCGGGGCTGGCTGCGGCTGGCGTTCGTGCTCGGCCGCCCGCTCGGCCGGCTCGGCGTGCCGCCCACCGCGGTCACCGTCGTCGGGCTGCTGATCTGCGCCTGCGTGCCGTTGGTGGTGCTCGCCGACCGGACCGTCGGCCCGCTCGCCGGTGCCGCGCTGGTGCTGCTGGCCGGCGTGGCGGACAGTGTGGACGGTGCGGTCGCGGTCACGTCCGGGCGCGCGTCCCGGCTCGGTCACCTCTACGACTCGGTCGCCGACCGGCTCGGCGAGGCCGCCTGGCTGGCCGCGTTCTGGGCGGCCGGCGCGTTCGGCTGGCTGGTCGTGGTCGCGGGCGCGCTCTCCTGGCTGCACGAGTACGTCCGGGCCCGGGCGAGCGTCGCCGGCATGCGCGAGATCGGCGTGGTCACCATCGGCGAGCGGCCCAGCCGGGTCTCGATCGCGCTGGTCGGCCTGCTGCTCACCGGCGCCGGTGCGCTGATCACCACGGAGCTCGCGGCCGGGACCGCCACGCTCGCGACGGTCGTCTGGGTGCTCTTCGCCGGTTACGGCATCTGCCAGCTGCTGGCCGCGGTGCGCCGCGCGCTGGCCTGA